Proteins encoded in a region of the Vicia villosa cultivar HV-30 ecotype Madison, WI linkage group LG5, Vvil1.0, whole genome shotgun sequence genome:
- the LOC131606839 gene encoding uncharacterized protein LOC131606839: MVFPHISTIRLFQALDLTARKCTPTVNLQDPTTPDSSASIMNLERSVRNLQAQNNHFQEMILNLSKGQEELKTLLIKKKKDQHRQQGSQKSKPKRSFTPLHMPLTQVLQQVLNQNLITLLPPYSVPANPAPGHKYNGRCANHLNSPGHDTEYCGPLKHRIQDLIDDKIIDFNSHEEPHMANVVHNQKGRNERNQTVGAVLISTSVPQQQRKPETPKRQLTKINMSLDQALRHLLKIELITPRDPPKTHMVITAPVPNHDKSD, translated from the exons ATGGTGTTCCCTCACATCTCCACCATCAGATTGTTCCAAGCGCTAGATCTGACGGCCAGGAAGTGCACGCCCACAGTGAACCTTCAAGATCCAACAACACCAGATTCCAGCGCCag catcatgaatctcgagcgaTCTGTcagaaatcttcaggctcagaacaaccatttccaagagatgatccttaacttgtccaaggggcaagaagaattgaagacacttctgatcaagaagaagaaggatcAGCATAGGCAGCAAGGTAGtcagaaatccaaacctaagcgatcatttactccgttgcacatgccgctgACCCAAGTTCTGCAGCAagtgctcaatcagaacttgataaccctattgcctccataCTCAGTTCCTGCCAACCCTGCTCCGGGGCACAAGTATAATGGAAGATGTGCTAATCATttgaatagtcctggtcatgataccgaatattgtggaccattgaagcataggattcaagatttaatcgatgacaagatcataGATTTCAATTCAcatgaggaacctcatatggctaatgttGTGCACAATCAGAAGggtcgtaatgaacgcaaccaaactgttggggcagtcctgaTCTCTACATcagttccacaacaacaacgcaagccagagacacctaagcgtcaattaaCCAAAATTAACATGTCATTAGATCAAGCATTACGACATttgttgaagatcgaattgattactccgagggaccctcctaagacgcatatggtgatcactgctcccgtgcctaatcatgacaagtctgactaa